From the genome of Pirellulales bacterium, one region includes:
- a CDS encoding TlpA disulfide reductase family protein, producing the protein MNESIHPQDDPNDGAPADEGNGHSAKWILMFFALAVIGLVAIQFFMPHNAGNQQGGIGDRLPDLQLQPLTGNVQPVSLKLLAGKVVLLDFWGTWCPPCRAEFPHIVELGAKYRYRPDFQLLAVSCGEGEDDTKSLRQPTESFLAENKLDAATYFDPQGFTRQQLDKVAGFEGYPTTLVLDRKGIIRGLWVGYEPGVEQKIGDLVAKLLADPPAK; encoded by the coding sequence GTGAACGAATCGATTCATCCGCAAGATGATCCGAACGACGGGGCGCCAGCCGACGAAGGCAACGGCCATTCGGCGAAGTGGATTCTGATGTTTTTCGCCCTGGCGGTGATCGGGCTAGTCGCGATCCAGTTTTTCATGCCGCACAATGCGGGCAACCAACAGGGCGGCATCGGCGATCGTTTGCCAGATCTGCAATTGCAGCCGCTTACCGGCAATGTCCAACCGGTGAGCCTGAAATTACTGGCCGGCAAAGTGGTGCTGCTCGATTTCTGGGGTACGTGGTGTCCGCCATGCCGGGCCGAATTTCCGCACATCGTGGAGTTGGGCGCCAAATATCGCTACCGGCCCGACTTCCAATTGCTGGCCGTCTCCTGCGGCGAGGGCGAGGACGATACGAAATCGCTCCGGCAGCCGACGGAATCGTTTTTGGCCGAAAATAAACTCGACGCAGCAACCTATTTTGATCCGCAAGGCTTCACGCGGCAGCAACTCGACAAAGTCGCCGGCTTCGAGGGCTATCCGACAACGCTCGTCTTGGACCGCAAGGGAATCATCCGCGGCCTATGGGTCGGCTATGAGCCGGGCGTGGAACAGAAGATCGGCGATCTTGTCGCCAAGCTGTTGGCCGACCCGCCAGCCAAGTGA
- the cyaB gene encoding class IV adenylate cyclase, which yields MNIEVEQKYRGAHGAELMNRLERLGAKFADEALQADQYFAHPCRDFAKTDEALRLRRIDARNFVTYKGPKLDQNTKTRRELEFPLESGERSAHDFCELLTALGFSLVREVRKRRRVAMLNWKGHPVEAALDDVEGLGQFVELEFTSQAGDRSEAMEQLAPLASELGLQSVERRSYLELLLAADAAGAAGK from the coding sequence GTGAACATTGAAGTCGAACAAAAATATCGAGGGGCGCATGGTGCGGAGTTGATGAATCGGCTGGAGCGATTGGGCGCCAAATTCGCCGATGAGGCGTTGCAAGCCGACCAGTATTTTGCGCATCCCTGTCGCGATTTTGCGAAAACAGACGAAGCCCTGCGATTGCGGCGAATCGATGCGCGAAATTTCGTCACCTACAAAGGGCCCAAGCTCGATCAGAACACAAAAACCCGCCGTGAACTCGAATTTCCGCTTGAGTCCGGCGAGCGGTCGGCCCACGATTTTTGCGAGTTGTTGACGGCGCTTGGCTTTTCTCTGGTTCGCGAAGTGCGCAAGCGCCGCCGCGTGGCCATGCTGAATTGGAAAGGCCATCCTGTCGAGGCGGCGTTGGATGATGTCGAGGGGCTTGGACAGTTTGTCGAATTGGAGTTCACGTCGCAGGCCGGCGACCGCTCCGAGGCGATGGAGCAGCTTGCCCCGCTTGCCAGCGAGCTTGGCCTGCAAAGCGTCGAGCGGCGAAGCTATCTCGAATTGCTGCTGGCCGCCGATGCTGCTGGAGCGGCGGGCAAATAG